A window from Candidatus Bathyarchaeota archaeon encodes these proteins:
- a CDS encoding HTH domain-containing protein has product MGKLDKPVLELLRSSPRPLTLAEIAEKLSKPEKTIYRTLKRLFEKGQINPIGRRYTIVKE; this is encoded by the coding sequence TTGGGTAAGCTTGACAAACCGGTCCTCGAACTGTTGCGAAGCTCTCCAAGGCCTTTAACTTTGGCTGAAATCGCTGAGAAACTCAGCAAACCAGAAAAAACCATTTATAGAACTCTGAAGAGGCTCTTTGAAAAAGGCCAAATAAACCCCATAGGCCGCCGATACACAATTGTAAAAGAATGA
- a CDS encoding methylmalonyl-CoA mutase family protein, with the protein MTSQEPKEHDKLTKQQEQWEKTTVPNWLKRHPERKKEFYNTSEIPIERLYTPVDTNNIDYIQHIGFPGEYPFTRGVHATMYRGRLWTMRQFSGFGTAEQTNRRFKYLLHEGETGLSIAFDYPSIMGYDSDHSMSEGEVGRCGVAVASLKDFEILFDGIPLDKVTTSMTINGPAAILLAMYVAIGDKQGVPRTMLGGTTQNDLLKEFFAQKLCIFPPRPSVKLVIDIVEYCTKNLPKWNPISISGYHIREAGSNATQELAFTLYDGIAYVEAAIERGLKVDNFAPRLSFFFASHNDLFEEIAKFRAARRLWAKLMKNRFHAQKPRSMWMRMHVQTSGCTLTANQPLNNIIRVTIQSLAAILGGTQSLHTNSHDEALCLPTDEAVRIALRTQQIIARESGVPNTIDPVGGSYYVETLTNQMEEKAMDYIEKIDNMGGVYEAIERGFFQKEIADSAYKYQREIDSNKRTLVGVNEYFIEEPECPIELLRIDPRVEEQQVARLQKLRRERNNAKVEQALDKLHDAADKDQNLMSIIIEAVKAYATIGEICGVLRKVYGEYKELIVV; encoded by the coding sequence TTGACCTCTCAAGAACCCAAGGAACATGACAAACTTACTAAACAACAAGAACAATGGGAAAAAACCACAGTTCCGAATTGGCTAAAACGCCATCCGGAAAGAAAAAAAGAATTCTACAACACCTCAGAAATCCCAATAGAACGGCTCTACACCCCGGTGGACACCAATAACATCGACTACATTCAACACATAGGATTCCCAGGAGAATACCCCTTCACCCGCGGCGTACATGCCACAATGTATCGAGGCCGCCTATGGACAATGCGCCAGTTCAGCGGTTTTGGCACTGCAGAGCAAACGAATAGACGGTTCAAATATCTTCTTCATGAAGGGGAAACTGGTCTCAGTATCGCCTTCGACTACCCTAGTATCATGGGCTACGACTCTGATCATTCGATGTCAGAAGGCGAAGTAGGCAGATGCGGTGTCGCAGTTGCATCGCTCAAAGATTTTGAGATTCTCTTTGACGGAATTCCTCTCGACAAGGTAACAACCAGCATGACCATAAACGGCCCTGCAGCTATACTGTTGGCAATGTATGTCGCCATAGGAGACAAACAAGGCGTTCCACGCACAATGCTTGGAGGCACGACACAAAACGACCTTCTCAAAGAATTCTTCGCCCAAAAACTCTGCATATTTCCTCCAAGGCCATCAGTCAAACTTGTTATAGACATAGTTGAATACTGCACTAAGAATCTGCCAAAATGGAATCCTATAAGCATAAGCGGCTACCACATCCGCGAAGCAGGCTCAAACGCCACTCAAGAACTAGCCTTCACACTTTACGATGGCATCGCCTACGTAGAAGCAGCCATCGAAAGAGGACTCAAAGTAGACAACTTCGCCCCACGCTTAAGCTTCTTCTTCGCCAGCCACAACGACCTTTTCGAAGAAATAGCTAAATTCCGAGCGGCACGTAGACTATGGGCGAAACTTATGAAGAACAGATTCCACGCCCAAAAGCCACGCTCCATGTGGATGCGCATGCATGTCCAGACATCTGGCTGCACATTAACAGCTAATCAGCCTCTCAACAACATAATCCGCGTCACAATCCAATCGCTTGCTGCAATACTTGGTGGAACACAAAGCTTGCACACAAATAGTCACGACGAAGCATTATGCCTTCCCACCGACGAAGCTGTCCGCATAGCCCTGCGCACACAGCAGATAATTGCACGCGAAAGTGGTGTCCCAAATACGATAGACCCAGTTGGAGGAAGCTATTACGTGGAAACATTAACAAATCAGATGGAAGAAAAAGCCATGGATTACATTGAAAAAATCGACAACATGGGTGGCGTCTACGAAGCCATCGAAAGAGGATTCTTCCAAAAAGAAATCGCTGATAGCGCCTATAAGTACCAACGTGAAATTGACAGCAATAAGAGAACGTTGGTTGGCGTGAACGAATATTTCATCGAAGAACCTGAATGCCCCATCGAACTCCTACGCATCGACCCTAGAGTTGAAGAACAACAAGTAGCGAGACTTCAAAAGCTTCGGCGCGAACGCAATAATGCTAAAGTAGAACAAGCCTTAGACAAACTTCATGATGCAGCAGACAAAGACCAAAACCTGATGTCTATAATAATTGAAGCTGTAAAAGCTTATGCGACGATAGGTGAAATATGTGGTGTCCTTCGGAAAGTGTATGGGGAATATAAGGAATTGATAGTTGTCTAG
- a CDS encoding cobalamin B12-binding domain-containing protein: MQDRKIRVLVAKPGLDSHDRGAKIVARALRDAGMEVIYTGLRQTPEQIVETVLQEDVDILGLSILSGAHMTLFPRIMELIKQKGLDDVIVFAGGIIPEEDVSSLKHLGIKETFGPGTPTETIVNFVKKSVEKSR, encoded by the coding sequence TTGCAAGATAGAAAAATCCGAGTTCTTGTGGCAAAGCCAGGGTTGGATAGCCACGATAGAGGCGCAAAAATTGTGGCGAGGGCTTTAAGAGACGCTGGAATGGAAGTCATCTACACTGGGCTGAGACAAACACCCGAACAAATAGTGGAGACAGTCTTACAAGAAGATGTTGACATTCTAGGACTTAGCATACTGTCAGGCGCTCACATGACACTTTTCCCCAGAATAATGGAACTCATCAAGCAAAAGGGACTAGATGATGTCATTGTATTTGCTGGTGGTATAATCCCCGAAGAAGATGTTTCGTCTCTTAAGCATCTAGGAATAAAAGAAACCTTTGGACCTGGCACACCAACAGAAACCATAGTAAATTTTGTCAAAAAAAGTGTAGAGAAAAGCCGTTGA
- the meaB gene encoding methylmalonyl Co-A mutase-associated GTPase MeaB, with the protein MIDAQHLVDAVLKGDRRTVARVITLIENNTLEAKKIVSLLYPHTGKARIIGMTGPGGAGKSTLVEKLVRELRQRGKTVGVVAVDPTSPFSGGAFLGDRIRMQDLSTDQGVFIRSMATRNNPGALAKATKDAVHVLDAAGKNVIIVETAGAGQSEVDIIKVAQTVVVVLTPGFGDEIQAIKAGIMEIGDIFVINKADRENANKAVTDIQTMLELGNKRGKWTPAIIKTIAITGEGTAQLLDKIDEHREYLEKGEADLRQKRIVETELVDAIRQKTTEYIIETLRRTGELDVLISKILAKKIDPLTAAEKALVEQLKNSNEDK; encoded by the coding sequence TTGATCGACGCTCAACACCTTGTCGACGCTGTACTGAAAGGAGACCGCAGAACTGTAGCCCGAGTAATAACACTCATAGAAAATAACACCTTGGAAGCCAAAAAAATCGTATCACTGCTTTATCCCCACACTGGGAAAGCCCGAATAATCGGGATGACAGGACCAGGCGGAGCGGGAAAAAGCACTTTAGTTGAGAAACTAGTCAGGGAACTGAGGCAGCGAGGCAAAACTGTAGGAGTAGTGGCTGTTGACCCCACCAGCCCATTTTCTGGCGGAGCGTTCTTAGGCGACCGCATACGCATGCAAGACCTTAGCACTGACCAGGGAGTTTTCATCCGAAGCATGGCAACACGAAATAACCCTGGAGCCTTAGCTAAAGCCACGAAAGATGCTGTTCACGTCCTGGACGCAGCTGGCAAAAATGTAATTATCGTGGAAACTGCCGGAGCCGGACAGTCAGAAGTAGACATCATTAAAGTAGCCCAGACGGTCGTTGTGGTTCTAACTCCAGGCTTTGGTGATGAAATTCAAGCGATAAAAGCTGGCATCATGGAAATAGGCGACATTTTCGTCATCAACAAGGCTGACCGCGAAAACGCAAACAAAGCAGTTACCGATATCCAAACCATGTTAGAACTTGGTAATAAAAGAGGTAAATGGACCCCCGCAATAATCAAAACCATAGCCATTACCGGCGAAGGGACCGCCCAACTCTTAGACAAGATTGATGAACACAGAGAATACCTCGAGAAAGGCGAAGCCGACCTGAGACAGAAAAGAATAGTGGAAACAGAACTTGTAGACGCGATAAGGCAGAAAACCACTGAATACATTATAGAGACACTGAGAAGGACCGGCGAACTAGATGTGTTAATCTCAAAAATCCTAGCAAAGAAAATTGACCCGCTCACCGCTGCAGAAAAAGCGCTAGTTGAACAGCTTAAAAACTCCAACGAGGACAAATAA
- the cobO gene encoding cob(I)yrinic acid a,c-diamide adenosyltransferase yields MKKQQLALGLVQVYTGNGKGKTSAAFGLALRAIGRGLKVYVIQFIKGGFDYGELYAVKQLANLKLKAFGRGKFITEKPPEKVDVGCAREAFELAKKVVVSGEYDIVILDEINVALNLKLIKVADVIELVRNKPKHVELVLTGRRAHPEIIEMADLVTEMKEIKHPFRKGVPPRKGIEY; encoded by the coding sequence ATGAAAAAACAACAGTTAGCACTCGGTTTAGTGCAAGTTTACACAGGCAACGGAAAAGGAAAAACTTCCGCCGCTTTCGGCCTAGCCCTCAGAGCCATCGGTCGAGGGTTAAAAGTCTACGTAATACAATTCATTAAAGGCGGCTTCGACTACGGCGAACTTTACGCCGTTAAGCAACTTGCAAACTTGAAGTTAAAGGCCTTTGGTCGCGGAAAATTCATAACAGAAAAACCCCCAGAAAAGGTTGATGTAGGATGTGCAAGAGAAGCTTTTGAATTGGCCAAAAAAGTTGTTGTCAGCGGCGAGTACGACATCGTAATCCTGGACGAAATCAACGTAGCACTCAACCTAAAACTGATAAAAGTAGCCGATGTTATCGAGCTGGTTAGGAATAAACCTAAGCATGTAGAACTGGTTTTAACGGGACGACGTGCCCATCCAGAAATTATTGAGATGGCTGATCTGGTTACAGAAATGAAGGAGATTAAACATCCTTTCAGAAAGGGAGTGCCACCTAGGAAAGGCATCGAATACTAA
- a CDS encoding ThiF family adenylyltransferase: MAEVKKERSKSEKAETTNIEEYLRQLPAPPEEHPHELKMEKRLKRLLEEQEKKLSDEELRFYSRQIMLEEVGYEGQLKLKRAKVCVVGLGGLGSTIAIQLAAMGVGHLRLVDRDVVEESNLQRQYLYDFDVIGFPKVGAAVKKLERLNPYVKFEPLPLSLNEHNADEVLGGVDAVVDGLDNMTSRYAINRACVRLEIPYVFGSAISTFGNASTIIPQETACLECFYGDLDDNSLPSCATVGVHPSVIGVVASVEVAETVKILLGRSPNLKNKLLYCDVGFMRFEEIEIARAESCPVCGCQPKASPLPLKRVLVEESCGRNNKRVFVVVPKENLNLKMEKLVGLLKREGAQLNVEAKFGVTFTTKSGVLASILKSGIMITTGTNSKEETLDFYKEVVVDGMETPWACIR; this comes from the coding sequence ATGGCTGAAGTAAAGAAAGAACGAAGTAAATCGGAGAAAGCTGAGACAACTAATATAGAAGAATACTTGAGACAGTTGCCTGCCCCTCCTGAAGAACATCCTCACGAGTTGAAAATGGAGAAACGCCTAAAGCGTTTACTTGAGGAACAAGAGAAGAAGCTCTCAGATGAAGAGTTGCGGTTTTACTCAAGGCAGATAATGTTAGAAGAAGTAGGATATGAGGGGCAGCTGAAACTGAAGAGGGCAAAAGTCTGTGTAGTAGGGCTAGGAGGTCTCGGCTCTACGATAGCCATCCAGTTAGCCGCCATGGGTGTAGGACATTTAAGACTTGTTGATCGAGATGTTGTTGAAGAATCTAATCTGCAAAGGCAGTATCTTTACGACTTTGATGTCATTGGCTTTCCAAAGGTGGGAGCGGCTGTGAAGAAGTTGGAGAGATTAAATCCCTACGTGAAATTTGAACCGCTTCCTCTTTCCCTTAATGAACACAACGCGGATGAAGTATTAGGTGGGGTGGACGCAGTTGTTGACGGTCTAGACAACATGACCAGCCGATATGCTATAAACAGAGCTTGCGTCAGACTCGAAATTCCCTACGTGTTTGGCTCTGCCATATCAACCTTTGGAAACGCGTCCACGATCATCCCTCAAGAGACTGCATGCCTAGAATGTTTCTATGGAGACCTTGACGACAACAGCTTGCCATCATGCGCCACAGTCGGAGTGCATCCGTCAGTCATAGGCGTCGTAGCAAGCGTAGAAGTCGCCGAAACAGTTAAAATCCTCTTGGGAAGGTCGCCAAACCTCAAAAATAAGCTCTTATACTGTGATGTTGGCTTTATGCGCTTTGAGGAAATTGAGATTGCACGAGCTGAGAGCTGCCCAGTTTGCGGGTGCCAACCCAAAGCTAGCCCCTTACCCTTGAAGCGTGTTCTGGTTGAAGAGAGCTGTGGAAGAAACAACAAGAGAGTTTTCGTTGTAGTCCCAAAAGAAAATTTGAACTTGAAAATGGAGAAATTAGTTGGTCTTTTGAAGCGAGAAGGGGCACAGCTAAATGTAGAAGCCAAATTCGGTGTAACCTTCACGACAAAAAGCGGAGTTCTGGCAAGCATCCTCAAGAGTGGAATCATGATAACTACAGGAACGAACAGCAAAGAAGAGACATTAGACTTTTACAAAGAAGTCGTGGTTGATGGAATGGAAACTCCTTGGGCTTGCATAAGATAG
- a CDS encoding serine/threonine protein phosphatase has translation MTDLVEISRKALKANSKEYISLIDESIELLASEEGRMGRLSIEGRVIKAKPSGEVIVIGDLHGDLESLVYVLKASKFMEKATQNSVLLVFLGDYGDRGSHSPEVYYLILKLKQLFPQKVVLMRGNHEGPDDLLAYPHDLPENLQARFGKEGSVVYSKIRELFQYLFTAVVVDGLCVMIHGGVPSCASSLNDLIFAHSMHPKERHLEEILWSDPDETIIGTHSSLRGAGKLFGKDVTQNFLNMLNVKFLIRGHEPSQRGFKINHEGKILTLFSRKGPPYFNSSAAYLQLDLSIRPQNAYELMPYVHMF, from the coding sequence ATGACAGATCTTGTCGAAATATCCCGCAAAGCACTGAAAGCCAACAGCAAAGAATACATTAGCTTGATCGATGAATCCATTGAACTCTTGGCTTCAGAAGAAGGGCGAATGGGAAGATTGAGCATTGAGGGGCGGGTCATTAAAGCGAAGCCTTCTGGGGAGGTAATTGTTATAGGTGATCTACATGGTGATCTGGAGAGTCTTGTGTATGTGCTGAAAGCTTCAAAGTTTATGGAAAAGGCAACACAAAATAGTGTTCTCTTGGTTTTTCTCGGCGACTACGGAGACAGAGGTTCCCATTCTCCGGAAGTTTACTATTTAATCCTGAAGTTAAAGCAGCTTTTTCCGCAAAAAGTGGTATTGATGCGAGGGAACCATGAAGGTCCAGACGACTTGTTGGCTTATCCACATGACTTGCCAGAAAACCTGCAGGCAAGGTTTGGCAAAGAAGGCTCAGTTGTCTATTCAAAAATTCGTGAACTATTCCAGTATTTGTTCACTGCAGTTGTTGTGGATGGGCTTTGTGTGATGATTCATGGCGGAGTGCCAAGTTGTGCTTCCTCACTAAACGATTTAATTTTTGCTCATTCGATGCACCCAAAGGAAAGACATCTTGAAGAAATCCTTTGGAGCGACCCAGATGAGACTATCATAGGAACTCATTCATCACTCAGAGGAGCTGGGAAACTCTTTGGTAAAGATGTCACTCAAAATTTCCTTAACATGTTGAATGTCAAATTTCTGATTCGTGGGCATGAGCCCTCTCAAAGAGGTTTCAAAATCAACCATGAAGGCAAAATACTAACATTGTTCTCAAGAAAAGGACCACCTTACTTTAACTCTTCAGCAGCATACTTGCAACTTGACTTATCCATCAGACCGCAAAACGCGTATGAACTCATGCCGTATGTTCACATGTTTTAG
- a CDS encoding MBL fold metallo-hydrolase, whose translation MDLLLKANVTSKGAILLGKHVACDAYEENRPLRVVTHAHADHMNGLHRSLKNCDTVVMTPATKDLIDVMRGQSFLLRGNVKAIEYDKPLIFDDEQLTLHKVDHILGTAQVLVEDADGMRILYTSDFRIQNTPVIQSDVLIIEATYGSPWRTRNFGDEVTHMLVSIVEKGLKQGPVYVFGYHGKLQEVMQILHEAKINAPFIMPERILQISKIHQKHGVRICRPLFLTKHELQLTLQEETQYVAFYHMNWRKKIGLNRFRVCVSGWEFNSPCRQTGEKEYVVALSDHSDFKGLLEYVRQSNPQLAITDNYRAGDAYALAKQIKKQLGIEAKPLPA comes from the coding sequence ATGGACTTGCTATTGAAGGCGAATGTGACAAGTAAAGGCGCAATCCTTTTGGGAAAACATGTGGCCTGTGACGCTTATGAAGAAAACAGGCCCCTGAGAGTTGTGACCCACGCGCACGCTGACCACATGAACGGGCTGCATCGAAGTTTGAAAAACTGCGACACAGTGGTGATGACGCCCGCAACCAAAGATTTAATTGATGTCATGAGGGGACAGAGCTTTCTCTTGAGAGGAAATGTAAAAGCAATCGAGTACGATAAGCCTTTGATTTTTGACGATGAGCAGTTAACTCTTCACAAAGTTGACCACATTCTCGGTACGGCTCAAGTGCTCGTGGAGGACGCTGATGGTATGCGTATCCTCTACACAAGTGACTTTCGAATCCAAAACACTCCGGTCATTCAGTCTGACGTCCTAATCATTGAGGCTACTTATGGTAGTCCATGGCGCACAAGAAACTTCGGAGACGAGGTAACACACATGCTAGTCTCTATCGTTGAGAAAGGACTGAAACAAGGCCCTGTTTATGTTTTCGGATATCACGGAAAACTTCAAGAGGTAATGCAGATATTACACGAAGCAAAGATTAATGCACCATTTATAATGCCTGAAAGAATCCTTCAAATTTCGAAAATCCATCAGAAACACGGAGTAAGAATTTGTAGACCTCTATTCTTGACCAAACACGAATTACAGCTCACCTTACAAGAAGAAACGCAATATGTTGCCTTTTACCATATGAATTGGCGCAAAAAAATAGGTTTGAACAGGTTTAGAGTTTGTGTGAGTGGTTGGGAGTTTAATTCGCCTTGCAGGCAAACAGGTGAAAAAGAATACGTTGTAGCCTTGAGCGACCACTCCGACTTCAAAGGTTTGCTGGAATACGTCAGGCAAAGCAACCCACAACTAGCCATAACCGATAACTACCGAGCTGGTGATGCATATGCGCTTGCAAAACAGATAAAGAAGCAACTCGGAATCGAAGCAAAACCCCTCCCAGCATAA
- a CDS encoding 50S ribosomal protein L2 produces MGVRIRVQRRGRGGPTFQASTQKRIAPAKYPPISNEQLEGVIEGRIEGIFHEPGRGSPLARIKLQDNKDYHFIVPEGVHEDQRIQIGSQAPIEIGNILPLSNIPEGTMICGIELSPGDGGKIARSSGTYATVVAHTPQGTMIKFPSRKTKYVNDLCRATIGIVSGAGRLEKPFLKAGKKYHKKKAKGHKYPRTRGRAMVAAAHPYGSSKRGGRKVTTVARGAPPGKKVGLIAARSTGRKQRRRR; encoded by the coding sequence ATGGGTGTACGAATTCGAGTGCAAAGACGAGGACGAGGAGGACCAACTTTCCAAGCATCCACTCAAAAGAGAATAGCGCCAGCCAAATACCCTCCAATCAGCAACGAACAACTAGAAGGCGTCATCGAGGGCAGAATAGAAGGAATTTTCCACGAACCCGGACGAGGCTCACCCCTCGCCAGAATAAAACTACAAGACAACAAAGACTACCACTTCATAGTTCCTGAAGGCGTACACGAAGACCAAAGAATCCAAATTGGCAGCCAAGCACCAATCGAAATAGGCAACATCCTTCCTCTAAGCAACATACCCGAAGGCACCATGATCTGCGGAATAGAACTCTCACCAGGTGACGGAGGAAAGATAGCACGTTCATCCGGAACATATGCAACCGTCGTCGCCCACACACCACAAGGAACCATGATAAAATTCCCTTCAAGGAAAACAAAATACGTCAATGACCTATGCCGCGCTACCATAGGCATTGTCTCCGGAGCTGGGCGGCTTGAAAAACCATTCCTTAAAGCCGGCAAAAAATACCACAAGAAGAAAGCGAAAGGTCATAAATATCCACGAACACGTGGCAGAGCCATGGTCGCTGCCGCGCATCCTTACGGGAGTAGTAAGAGAGGCGGTCGCAAAGTCACCACAGTCGCACGCGGGGCACCACCAGGCAAGAAAGTAGGCTTAATTGCAGCTAGAAGTACTGGCAGGAAGCAAAGAAGAAGAAGGTAA
- a CDS encoding 30S ribosomal protein S19, which produces MPKVFMYRGYTLEQLQSLSMDEFILLLPSRHRRSLQRGLKAEQRILLENVRAAKAAMDKGQSVIVKTHTRDMVILPEMAGVTILLHNGKEFLPIEIAPQMIGHYLGEYAITNKPVKHGQPGIGASRSSMYVPLK; this is translated from the coding sequence ATGCCGAAAGTATTCATGTACCGGGGATATACTCTCGAACAATTGCAAAGTCTTTCAATGGACGAGTTTATACTTTTGCTCCCATCCCGCCATCGCAGAAGCCTACAACGCGGACTCAAAGCTGAGCAACGAATCTTGTTGGAAAACGTAAGAGCCGCAAAAGCGGCGATGGATAAAGGACAAAGTGTCATAGTTAAAACCCACACCCGAGACATGGTCATACTCCCAGAAATGGCCGGTGTGACAATATTACTTCACAATGGGAAAGAATTTCTCCCCATTGAAATCGCTCCTCAAATGATTGGGCATTATCTTGGAGAATACGCGATCACAAATAAGCCTGTAAAACATGGGCAACCAGGTATTGGCGCTTCAAGGTCGTCAATGTATGTGCCACTGAAATAA
- a CDS encoding 30S ribosomal protein S27ae — translation MEKKKKKEKSIFSYYKIEEKSLTRLRPFCERCGPGYFMADHGNRYTCGHCGFTRYKQNQE, via the coding sequence GTGGAAAAAAAGAAGAAAAAAGAGAAAAGCATTTTCAGCTACTACAAAATTGAGGAAAAAAGCTTGACACGGCTGCGACCATTCTGTGAAAGATGCGGTCCAGGTTACTTCATGGCAGACCATGGCAACCGATACACGTGTGGACACTGTGGCTTTACACGGTACAAACAAAACCAAGAATAG